One window of Amaranthus tricolor cultivar Red isolate AtriRed21 chromosome 11, ASM2621246v1, whole genome shotgun sequence genomic DNA carries:
- the LOC130827208 gene encoding pentatricopeptide repeat-containing protein At5g65560-like produces the protein MVKLLKTPYFLQLFKVYSLLGTFHFHPFSSKSSISSIKSSLGSLQHSKDALVLRVCEILCDHRWTCSSELIDLSPKLTPCVVERIINTHMDTGSVLQFFYWVSKRPFYEHDFNCCFSMLDRLTIDWNHNDANHLIILTVKACKNADELIRILDYLVDISRRRFKVTLYSFNMLLIALGKFDMVGTAFDVYKEIIYRGISPSLLTLNTLINIFCKKGKVHDAEILLSKIYQYGMLPDVFTYTSLILGHCRSHNLVGALGAYNVMLEQGCEPNSVTLSTMINGLCNAGKIDEGLRLLSEMVAKGIEPTVYTYTIPIVKLCENGRFEEASRLFGILLKRGCHTNDHTYSALISGLSRAGNAKVSIGLFNRMLRDLVVPNTVACNALIHGLCESGMIKQALKIFGWLKACGFLLNSRTYNEIINGMCSIGSLQDAMVLFGNMQRAGPPPTVSTYNILIYGFIRQKKLNYGLRLFDMMKENGCDPDEYTYTEMIYGCCEGEKLELASSLFHEMTERGLCPNEFTFTTLIDGLCKIGNIDKALEVFSKIKAFGCSPVIECFNAIISGLAKVNRISDAEKWCSKMSEYGFLPNVVTYTSLIDGLCQHGGTNLAFKVLDEMEKNDCRPNLHTYSILVHGLCQEGKVECAEGLFEEMQKKGISPDVVAFTTLIDGFVMSGRLDHAFLLLQKMLKSSCQPNHRTFTVLLKGLYKESYLLVNKVAVQNGVSCSFPLDVKDIRAQTISHLLVRLAGIDGEPTISTYSTLITGFCEEGKYYEADQVIKHMQDKELPLNFDIYNSLLIVHCKSSRVEPALDILKLLSSSGLEPPLSTYGLIISTLCKLNQMDEAISLFKNILEKNWNSDEVVWSVLLDGLVKEGYVGPCVKFLQIIQSSTHTVSVYTYKVLMEEMSRVDRSSENNQLVDEPKESTDSSPG, from the coding sequence CTGAAAACCCCATATTTTTTACAGCTTTTTAAGGTTTATTCTCTATTGGGTACTTTCCATTTCCATCCATTTTCATCAAAATCTAGTATTTCTTCCATTAAATCTAGTCTTGGTTCACTGCAACACTCTAAAGATGCGTTAGTTTTAAGGGTTTGTGAAATTTTATGTGATCATCGATGGACATGTAGCTCTGAATTGATTGATTTGAGCCCCAAATTAACCCCTTGTGTTGTTGAAAGAATCATCAATACCCATATGGATACTGGGTCAGTTTTACAGTTTTTTTATTGGGTTTCTAAAAGACCCTTTTATGAACATGATTTCAATTGTTGTTTTTCTATGCTAGACAGGCTTACTATAGATTGGAATCACAATGATGCCAATCATTTGATTATTTTGACTGTTAAAGCATGTAAGAATGCTGATGAGCTTATAAGGATTTTGGATTATTTGGTTGATATTAGCCGGAGGAGATTTAAGGTAACTTTGTATAGTTTTAATATGTTGTTGATTGCTTTGGGTAAGTTTGACATGGTTGGAACTGCCTTTGATGTGTATAAAGAGATCATATATAGAGGAATTAGCCCTAGCCTTTTGACATTGAATACTTTGATCAATATTTTTTGTAAGAAGGGAAAAGTTCATGATGCTGAGATTCTTTTAAGTAAGATATATCAGTATGGTATGTTGCCGGATGTTTTTACCTATACCTCGTTGATTCTCGGGCATTGTAGAAGCCATAATTTAGTTGGGGCCTTGGGGGCTTATAATGTGATGTTGGAACAGGGTTGTGAACCAAACTCTGTGACATTAAGTACTATGATTAATGGGCTTTGTAATGCTGGTAAGATAGATGAGGGTTTGAGGTTGCTTAGCGAGATGGTTGCGAAAGGGATTGAACCTACCGTCTATACCTACACCATTCCCATTGTCAAACTTTGTGAGAATGGTCGGTTTGAGGAAGCTTCTAGACTTTTTGGGATCTTATTGAAAAGAGGATGCCACACTAATGATCATACATATTCAGCTCTTATTAGTGGGTTATCTCGTGCAGGGAATGCAAAAGTCTCCATCGGATTATTCAACAGAATGTTGAGAGATCTCGTGGTTCCCAATACTGTTGCATGTAATGCATTGATCCATGGATTATGTGAGAGCGGAATGATTAAACAAgctttgaagatttttggctgGCTGAAAGCTTGTGGGTTTTTGTTAAATTCTCGAACTTACAATGAAATAATTAATGGGATGTGTTCAATAGGTTCTCTACAAGATGCAATGGTTCTGTTTGGTAATATGCAGCGGGCCGGTCCGCCGCCTACTGTGTCAACATATAACATACTTATTTATGGTTTCATAAGGCAAAAGAAACTAAACTATGGTCTGAGATTGTTTGACATGATGAAGGAGAATGGATGTGACCCTGATGAGTACACGTACACCGAAATGATATATGGGTGCTGCGAAGGGGAGAAATTGGAACTAGCGTCTTCTCTTTTCCACGAGATGACTGAACGGGGTTTGTGTCCTAATGAATTTACCTTTACCACTTTGATTGATGGTCTTTGCAAGATCGGAAACATAGATAAAGCCTTAGAAGTATTCAGTAAGATTAAGGCATTTGGTTGTTCTCCTGTTATTGAGTGCTTTAATGCCATTATAAGTGGTTTAGCAAAAGTAAATAGGATTAGTGATGCAGAAAAATGGTGCAGTAAAATGTCGGAGTATGGATTCTTACCTAATGTTGTCACTTACACATCATTGATTGATGGTCTATGTCAGCATGGTGGGACCAATCTTGCCTTCAAGGTGCTTGATGAGATGGAAAAGAATGATTGCCGTCCAAATTTGCATACTTACAGTATACTTGTACATGGTTTGTGCCAAGAAGGAAAAGTCGAATGCGCAGAAGGTTTGTTTGAAGAAATGCAAAAGAAAGGAATATCTCCCGATGTAGTGGCATTTACCACTCTTATAGATGGTTTTGTTATGTCGGGTAGGCTAGATCATGCCTTTTTGCTTCTTCAGAAGATGTTGAAATCGAGCTGCCAACCGAATCATCGTACATTCACCGTGTTATTGAAAGGTTTGTATAAAGAAAGTTACTTGCTTGTGAACAAGGTTGCTGTCCAGAATGGTGTCAGTTGTAGTTTCCCTTTGGATGTTAAGGACATTCGAGCCCAAACAATTAGCCACTTATTAGTTAGACTCGCAGGAATTGATGGCGAACCCACTATCAGCACATACAGTACCTTAATCACTGGCTTTTGTGAAGAAGGAAAATACTATGAAGCAGATCAAGTGATAAAACATATGCAAGACAAAGAATTGCCTCTTAATTTTGACATAtataattcattattgatcgttcattgtaAAAGTTCAAGAGTCGAGCCTGCTCtagatattttaaaattgttgtCGAGTAGTGGGTTAGAACCTCCATTATCTACTTATGGGTTGATAATATCTACATTGTGTAAGCTAAATCAGATGGATGAAGCTATTTCTCTATTTAAGAATATTCTCGAGAAAAACTGGAACTCTGATGAGGTTGTTTGGAGTGTGTTGCTTGATGGGTTGGTGAAGGAAGGATATGTGGGTCCATGTGTAAAGTTCCTTCAAATTATTCAATCCAGTACTCACACTGTCAGTGTGTATACTTACAAGGTTTTGATGGAAGAAATGTCTAGAGTGGATCGATCTTCTGAAAATAATCAGCTTGTGGATGAACCAAAAGAAAGCACAGACAGTTCACCTGGGTGA